DNA sequence from the Vicia villosa cultivar HV-30 ecotype Madison, WI linkage group LG3, Vvil1.0, whole genome shotgun sequence genome:
ATGATCAATGTATGATCAATTGTACTATACACCAATTTACGATTTCATAGCATGTTTCTAGTTAACAAGTTAAGGCATACATTAAGACAATATTTATGACAAAGACTTCTATACAACATTTCTAACAATTTCATAAAAGGTTTCTATACAACATTTCTAATTATTAGTGCAAACATTATGCCAACATTTATCTATAAGCATCATGCCAACATTTATCTATAAACATTAAGCCAACATTTCATAGATAAACTAACATCTAACATTGAATATTAAGTAACATTTCTAATTAACAGGTTTCCTAATGATCAGTGTAAACAATAAGCTAACATTTATCTCTTAAacatataactattaatatgcAAAATTCCTCCCAACCTTAATCTAATTTCATTACCAAAATATTGTTAATACATAGACCGTATTTTGCTATCATATCTTCATCCCATATAAATAAATCACAAGTGTCATCACTCCCCCAATATGGACATCTCCATAAAAGCTTACCTTTGTTGGACCCCTTCTTGCACTGATAAGATATCATTTGACCTTGACAATCACACAAATATCCACCATGACTTTTTTACGGATGAGGATAACATGGGTGATACGTTGGTTGAGTTTGTATTTGAAGATAACATTCTTACAATAGTTGGGTTTTCAACTAGAAGAAATAGGGAAGAGTAacagggaagaagaagagaagaatgagaaaaaaaattaaggcaACAACGATATACCTTGTTGTGTTTTTATTGatcatttaaaatagaaaaataataaacatTAAATCCACTTGACAGCACCAATAAATGACAAAGTATAACAAAATCTACCACTAAAAGCCATGTCAACTTCTGATACTCACAAGAGGGACATCCTCTATAGGTCTAAAATCAACTGGAGGTTTCATGTCAGTGACCAAAATTGTTGACGGAAAATTTTGGGGAATCATTCTTTAACAGAATTTTTACAAGATTGTCCAGTTTGGATTTCAGAACAACAAGAGGGACATCCTCTATAGGTCTAAAATCAACTGGAGGTTTCATGTCGTTGAAGTTCACAAATGTAAGATACCAATATTAGGACAATCtgaaatttttttaacaataaatcatGCATAATTATACAAGTTTGGAATCATATGGACCGCACAAAATGTCAGCGCAATCACAACTGTACAAAAGTGTCCGCAAAATCTCTACAATTGAAAATTAACACTATCAAATTTTTCAGTGTTGTGAAAAAAATATCGATAATTATAGgtgatttttaaaaaaaccaGTAATATAagaagtttttttgaaaaaaccgctAAGATAACATTACTGAATTTCAAGCTTATGGGAAAAATATGGTTATCCATTATGCTTCTGAAATACACCGCTAAAACTTGAAACGCACATCAGACTTTTTGAAAAAACCGATAAAAAATgcatattgaattttttttatctatctATGTGTGTCTATTGCGGTTTTTATTTGCCTACCATATTttttgaacgattttcttgaaaaggagtattattagtattataaaAATATTGGGGGTGTCAAGTCAAATTGAGAGGGTAAATTCTCAATCAGTAAGGGCTAGGCCCAACTTCATGCATGAACACTTGCACCATGCTCTAATGACTACCCTAACATGTTgccttttgtttgtttgtttgtttgttgcagGACAACATGTTGCTGATCCTCACCTTGTCACATCTAAACAAACTAAGACAATAATAATATATTGTTGAATTTTAGTTTGTATTTGAAGTGAAGTGATAAGAAACCAAAGAATAGGAGGTGGAAATATCGCCAATGAGGCTATTTAGATAAGAGAAGAATCTAAATACCACAATATTACTGGTTCTCACTTCTCCAACGTGGCTTTCCCATCTATATTCCAAACAAACTCTAGTCCCCATTCTTCAATAGCAAACACCAAGTTCGCTACCACCACTCTTGAAGAATCTGTGTCAATCTCAACATAGTATTCATCTATGGCAGCAACAATGGCAATGATGATCAACTCCAAGTGTCTAAACACAGCCATAACCAAGTTACAAAACCCAACAACCACTGCAAaactaacaacaacaacatgcaaAACCACCACCATTCAGAACCTACCAAAGGCTCTTACCTCAATTGACCACACCAACGTTGCTGTCTCACCTTCCATTGCAATAGCAGGGGCAATATTCTCATCCCTTGCAACCTCCGACGCTGCTTTCGCTGCTCAACAGATAGCAGAAATAGCAGAAGGTGATAACAGAGGATTAGCACTGTTGTTGCCATTGATTCCAGCCATAGGGTGGGTTTTGTTCAACATATTCCAGCCAGCTTTGAACCAAATCAACCGTATGCGTAGCACGAGAGGGGTGATTGGCGGGCTTGGACTCGGGCTTGGCGGGCTTGCAGTATCAGGTATGGTGTCTGAAGCATCTGCTAGTGAGATAGGTATGATTGCTGATGCTGCTGCTGCAGGAAGTGACAACAGAGGAACACTTCTGCTGTTTGTGGTTGCACCAGCTATACTTTGGGTGCTTTACAATATTTTGCAGCCTGCTCTTAACCAGATCAATAAGATGAGATCTGAGTAAAATAGGAGTGGATGATTTTTGTGCAATGTTTTATTGTAACACTTGCTTGTAACTTGTACCTAATGTTCTCTCTTTTTCTATATTTTGTGTCATATATCAAACTTGGTTTTCTACTTATCCTTAGCAGTCATTTCATTTTCTGTTTTGGCTTACTTTGTTCTTTATTTGAGATCATCTCACTCTTGCACATCACTCTTTGTTTTTACAAATTAAACATTTCATCTCTCTAACAAGCACCTTCAACAAATTCATTAAATATATTTGAATCATGTTGTGCAAGGTAGTAGGGATTTTAGGATCACACTACATTTGACACATTTGAGTGTTTGGCTTCAGTTGAGAGAAAACAGTTGTTGCTACAGTTTGTAGCAAGTGCATTTCCATGGTGAAATCCAATTAAACTTGGGGTGGCGTGACTGAATCGCACTCCCAAACATGTGAGTTATTAAATCATCCCATTTTTGACAAAGATTACACTTTAAAACTTTTGCAAAATCTCAGCAGATTTTTGACAAAATTTACCTCATATTCAACCATGATGTTTATTGTTCAACTTATTTGAAATACACATCAACCGTCATTCTTGATCACTTCTTTATACATTTATTGCTTGAGAATATATATCATTCTAAAATTTCTATCAATGCTTAATATACACACGTAAGAATAGATGCGGAACATAATGGTTTGGCATTGACTTCAAATTTTCTACAAAACTTTGATTAATGTACTTTATTTATATCTATATGGGAATAATGACACAATGGCATAATTAATAAACCCGGTTCCAACATAAATAGCATAATCTGTAAACAGTCTCAAAAGAAAATCAGCACCGTTTGCAAAGGTGAAAAGTAGATGGCCTAAGAACACCCTACATCAGAGCTACAGAGGAGAACAAAAATATCACAATGCTGAAACTTGTGATTACATCTCAGCAAGGCTGTCAGGAACAAATTCCGGGGTTTCAGATTCATCCAATTGAGAGGCTGTAATTTTGGCTTTCTTATACCTTGCTGAGCTTCTAAGGATTTGCTCAATTGGCAATTTTGTTGTGCCTGACAAACTGGACAAAGAGAATGTTTCAGAATTCACCAATTGCAAATTAAAAAATGTAGTACAAAACACATGCATGATGAGAAGTAAAACAAAAGAGAAGCCTCCAAAAACATCTATTATCAGCAATGATGTAGAGATCGAAAGACCAGATGTTTAGAAGGCTCTTCCCCGTTAATAATTCATACAAAGCAACAACAAGCATGTCCCAGACAAAAAGTTGTTGTTAACCTTACAATAAAATGAACATATTTCATCATATAGATACATGTAGCACTAGAACTCAAATTTTAGTAACAAATAATTGGTTATGGCAAGCCCAACCTATAATTTTAAGACCAATGCACGACTAGTTTACATCTCTCACATGATGGTCGTGGATGTGAATGGCTCAATTTATCATAAAATAATCAATACATCAAAAAGATGTTGTATTATAGGAATATATTCCATTATCTCCAACGTGAAAACAAGCATATAGTGATAAACTGGATGATAGGAAGCATATAGTGTTCAAGTTAGAGTCcagttataattaattttaaaaaagtgtTGCAGGATTATGTAAAGAATTTTTTAAGTATGATAAATAATTGAATGGCAGGAGCAGCAGAAGCAAAAAGAGACTTGTTCGAAACAATTTATTGCTTTAAATCATGCAGGTATACAATGTGCCCACTTTGCAAACTCATAAGTTATTAACTTACCTTGATTTTAAGGAActtctttcatcattttccagCCCTTTCCCATCATAAGAACCTGATCCAATTTGAGACTTCCAAAGTTTAGACATACAGTATAAATCTATAATTCAGGCTTGTCATCAAGAACAATATGCATATCAGGAAACAAATAGTACACTGATGACATAAAGTAAGACTACTACATAATCTTAACGACTAAGTGAGATACCAAAAGTTGTCCAAGTAAGTGCAGTAGATATGAAAATAGTGACTCAGTAGTTAACAGAAAAATTATCAAGAGTAAGTGCAGTAGTAGATATGAAAATAGTGACCCAGTCGTTAACGGAAAAATTATCAAGTATGCTAGAGTAGGTGCCTACCTATAATTTCTTGAAATAGCAAATACAACaactaatccaaaaaaaaaatatctgTTCTGCAATAATCTAATAGTTGTCATTTCACTTTCCATCCCTAACTAAGTAACAACTTGATAATAATATAAACTTCAAACGGTTCAAAATTACCAGAAGACAAACAAGCTTTTCATatcattttctaaaaaaaaaaaaaaaacttaaacctTAAATGAAATATCTACATGCTTGCAGCTCTTCAGACACAATATATTAGGACTGACAGTGCATTACAAAAGTACCAAAGATCTGCTCTCAATGAATGGGGAGAAAAGAAAACGTAAACTTGGGACAAGCACAGTCAGAAACTCTCCATCCACCCATAATCCAGCCACTCAAGAATTATCCGCATTCACTGTATCAATTGATATATAAATGAAGGTACACTCACAATCAAAGTAAACTTTACTTACCATTTTGTTGTGAATCCAGACCTGGGCTGTCATACCCGTCTAAATCAGATGGGATTGAGTTATCAGATGGAGTTCTAGTGCTGGCATCAGAATTATAAGCCTTATCTTCATCTTCCGAGGCACTGTCACTGTCATCCTTGAAAATGGCTCCATCTAACAAGCTCTTCTTCTGCTGAGAGTTACTCGCAACTCTCTTCGCATCATTCCCAGAAGCTTTTCTTGCTTTATTTTGAACCATTTTGTTCAAACCTTCTTCCAGCTTTGCATTTGAAGTAGGAATGTGTTTCCTTTGCTTTTCCAAATCCCTACTTCTCCCAGAAGCTCTGTTGGGAGGTTTTCTATATTCACCAATTGAGGACATGCCGCTGTCAGACGGACTAGACAATTTCCCAACTCTAACATGTTCATCCATATTTTGAGCATTAGGTTTTGTTTTAGTTTGTTCCGGGGAATCAATATTTTCGGTGCTAAAATCATTTCGCTTATCTGTCACGGAAGGAGCAATCCCTTGCATTTTCTCCTGCTGCAGTACTTCCCCTTCCGTTTTATTTAGAGGATTTTCCTTTGTCTCTGTGTTTCCTGGCATAGGATCACAAATGGTTGCTTTAAGAGACTTGGTAACAGCAGTTTCACTCTCAGAAGCATCCACACGGCCATTATCTTTACTAAGTATCTGTCCTCCGCCTTTACTCGTAGCTTTTTTTATCCCCTTTTTCTCCTTCACTGGTTTTACAGGTTCCTTTATTCCACTCATGTCAGCATTTTGTTTTGATACTTCTCCTGCCGCAGCTCTATCGATTTGACCAACTTCATTTTCATTACAATGACCAACAACAACATTCTCGTTATCCTTCATCAGATCCTTGGGCTCATTTGCATTAGAAAGCTGTACTTCCAATTCAATATCACTTTGGTTCTTATAATTTCCAGCTTCTTTTGTAGTAGACTGCATGCTTTCTTTGCAAGCCTCCTTCTCAATCTCCATTTTATCAAGATTTGTTTTGCTCATAATGATATCTACCCGCAAGAAGGGGAAAAAATCAGTGATAGATCTTAATGtatgatatttaaaaaatttcaaattaatattaacatgataaaaactaaaatgaatttattttctattttcatccATTTACGGAGTATTATCACCTTTTGACTCATGAGTTGGAGgtttcttccttttcttttgcttcttctttGCAGGAGACATGAGTTCTGAAGCCCCATTCATTGACAGAACATTAACGTCACTCTTAGTGTTATTATCGTTGCATGCAGTGTTTTGATGCTCCTTTAAAACATCAGTTTCCTTAATTTCTTCTTTATTTGTATTCTCTGAAGGGTTGGCAGGGACTACAATATCCTGTTGAGCTGGCACAACAACGGAATCTTTATTTGCATTCTCTGAAGAGTTGGCTAGGACTACAATATCCTGCTGAGCTGGCAAAACAACAGAAGCATCATTTTCTTTCAGAGTATCATCTTGCACtgtctcttcttttttccttctatTCGTCTTCTTTTTCTTAGCACTTGGTGCAGGTTTAGAAGTTCCATCCTCGCACACAATAGAGTCATTCTTATTGCCTTTGTTGGACCCATCTACATCACATTCAATATGTGAATTTGGAGCCATCTTCAAATTTTCGACAGCTTTTTTTTCAGTGAGCTGCAAAACACATGGACGGTCAAAAGGGATTTCTTCTTTTTCATCCTGTTTGTTGTTTGATTGAGGCACCTGAAAACTGTTGAAATTGGATGCCCTTTCAGATGGACAATCAGGAGGATTATCAACAGAGACAATGTTATCTTTGGAGATATCACCTCCCGCAGCATCTTCTTTTTGCCTTTtactcttattcttcttctttttctttgcaCTTGCAGAGGGTTTAGAAGTTCCTTCCTCACATACAATAGAATCATCCTTGCTATTGGACCCATCTACCTCACATTCAATATGTGAATTTGGAATCATCTCCAAATTTTTTACTGCTTCATTTTCAGTGGGCAGTGAAACACATGGGCGGTCAATAGGGATTTCTTCTTTTTCATCCTGTTTATTCTCTGATTGAGGCACCTGAAAACTGTTGAAATTGGATGCTCTTTCAGATGGACAATTGGGAGGATTATCAACAGAAGCAATGTTATCTTTGGAGATATCACCTCCCGCATCATCTTCTTTTTGCCTTTTACTCttactcttcttctttttctttgcaCTTGGAGAGGGTTTAGAAGTTGCTTCCTCACATACAATAGAGTCATCCTTAATGTCTTTATTGAATCCATCTATCCCACATTCAATATGTGAATTTGGAACCATCTCCAAATTTTTTACTGCTTTTTTTTCAGTGAGCGGTGAAACGCATGTGTGGTCAATAGGGATTTCTTCTTTTTCATCCGGCTTGTTCTCGGATTGTGGCACTTGAAA
Encoded proteins:
- the LOC131661496 gene encoding photosystem II core complex proteins psbY, chloroplastic-like encodes the protein MAATMAMMINSKCLNTAITKLQNPTTTAKLTTTTCKTTTIQNLPKALTSIDHTNVAVSPSIAIAGAIFSSLATSDAAFAAQQIAEIAEGDNRGLALLLPLIPAIGWVLFNIFQPALNQINRMRSTRGVIGGLGLGLGGLAVSGMVSEASASEIGMIADAAAAGSDNRGTLLLFVVAPAILWVLYNILQPALNQINKMRSE
- the LOC131661495 gene encoding leashin-like, yielding MAAMSSVRNREMAAMSSDNRSVVFIDTNLDTHLALTVSDHDTVSDFKKRIVLEHPLCFPKIGQIQINGIKVKRNGHFYHLSDSMIVKSAFSGYNKSWFLSVDVSALEDCRQNEQLFSHASLHRVDANNAFVRPSDNNAIILPCNYQLQMLENKQNEREGVAVVSPCVSKHSASKVDTILKAGVNLFGNNDGEVPLAGSIPKTDDCNRLNSEDGIDKGNKVDCNVHEDEPSVSVQSEMRKRKNKRKREDTVEGDKSKEEIASGHPRVSEVTGKKAVKDLEMVPSLNIECKVGESGEGNKDDCNRGEDVPSITAPSAKRRKKSKKKKEDAAGGDNSKEETPSDRPHVSEHTEKEAVKNLEVVPSLHIECEVDGLGEENKGVVPSTSEPSAKKKRKSKRKNKDTVGGSNSEINNSAVNNPVGCPSERASSFNIFQVPQSENKPDEKEEIPIDHTCVSPLTEKKAVKNLEMVPNSHIECGIDGFNKDIKDDSIVCEEATSKPSPSAKKKKKSKSKRQKEDDAGGDISKDNIASVDNPPNCPSERASNFNSFQVPQSENKQDEKEEIPIDRPCVSLPTENEAVKNLEMIPNSHIECEVDGSNSKDDSIVCEEGTSKPSASAKKKKKNKSKRQKEDAAGGDISKDNIVSVDNPPDCPSERASNFNSFQVPQSNNKQDEKEEIPFDRPCVLQLTEKKAVENLKMAPNSHIECDVDGSNKGNKNDSIVCEDGTSKPAPSAKKKKTNRRKKEETVQDDTLKENDASVVLPAQQDIVVLANSSENANKDSVVVPAQQDIVVPANPSENTNKEEIKETDVLKEHQNTACNDNNTKSDVNVLSMNGASELMSPAKKKQKKRKKPPTHESKDIIMSKTNLDKMEIEKEACKESMQSTTKEAGNYKNQSDIELEVQLSNANEPKDLMKDNENVVVGHCNENEVGQIDRAAAGEVSKQNADMSGIKEPVKPVKEKKGIKKATSKGGGQILSKDNGRVDASESETAVTKSLKATICDPMPGNTETKENPLNKTEGEVLQQEKMQGIAPSVTDKRNDFSTENIDSPEQTKTKPNAQNMDEHVRVGKLSSPSDSGMSSIGEYRKPPNRASGRSRDLEKQRKHIPTSNAKLEEGLNKMVQNKARKASGNDAKRVASNSQQKKSLLDGAIFKDDSDSASEDEDKAYNSDASTRTPSDNSIPSDLDGYDSPGLDSQQNGSYDGKGLENDERSSLKSSLSGTTKLPIEQILRSSARYKKAKITASQLDESETPEFVPDSLAEM